The Rissa tridactyla isolate bRisTri1 chromosome 24, bRisTri1.patW.cur.20221130, whole genome shotgun sequence genome has a window encoding:
- the NDUFA4L2 gene encoding NADH dehydrogenase [ubiquinone] 1 alpha subcomplex subunit 4-like 2: protein MKGPLLGTMFSRHVKRHPGLIPLIGFISVGLGSAVLYLLRLALYSPDVSWDRKNNPEPWNKLSPTDQYKFLAVSTDYKSLKKDRPSF from the exons ATGAAGGGCCCCCTCCTCGGAACCATGTTCTCCCGGCATGTCAAGCGTCACCCCGGA ctcaTTCCCCTCATTGGCTTCATCAGTGTGGGCCTGGGCAGCGCTGTGCTGTACCTGCTGAGGCTGGCCCTGTACAGCCCGGACGTCAG CTGGGATCGAAAAAATAATCCTGAACCCTGGAATAAGCTGAGCCCCACGGACCAGTATAAA tttCTGGCAGTTTCCACTGACTACAAGAGCCTTAAGAAGGACCGTCCCAGTTTCTGA